One Cervus elaphus chromosome 27, mCerEla1.1, whole genome shotgun sequence genomic region harbors:
- the SYT4 gene encoding synaptotagmin-4: MAPISTSREEFDEIPTVVGIFSAFGLVFTISLFAWICCQRKSSKPSKTPPYKFVHVLKGVDIYPESLNSKKKFGADEKNEVKNKSAVPKNSLHLDLEKRDLNGNFPKTNLKAGSPSDLESVTPKLSSEGGKEVVSPDSLQSSTSLTSDEKQEKLGTLFFSLEYNFERKAFVVNIKEARGLPAMDDQSMTSDPYIKMMILPEKKHKVKTRVLRKTLDPAFDETFTFYGIPYTQIQELALHFTVLSFDRFSRDDVIGEVLIPLAGIELTGGEMLMNREITKRNVRKSSGRGELLISLCYQSTTNTLTVVVLKARHLPKSDVSGLSDPYVKVNLYHAKKRISKKKTHVKKCTPNAVFNELFVFDIPCEGLEEISVEFLVLDSERGSRNEVIGRLVLGAAAEGASGEHWKEICDYPRRQIAKWHALCDG, from the exons ATGGCTCCGATCTCTACCAGCCGGGAAGAATTTG ATGAAATCCCCACAGTGGTGGGGATCTTCAGTGCGTTTGGCCTGGTCTTCACCATCTCTCTGTTTGCATGGATATGCTGTCAGAGAAAGTCATCCAAGCCTAGCAAGACTCCTCCATATAAGTTTGTGCATGTGCTAAAGGGGGTTGACATTTACCCTGAAAGCCTGAACAGCAAGAAGAAGTTTGGAGCCgatgagaaaaatgaagtaaaGAACAAATCAGCTGTGCCAAAGAATTCATTGCATCTTGATCTTGAGAAGAGAGATCTAAATGGCAATTTTCCCAAAACAAATCTCAAAGCTGGCAGTCCTTCTGACCTGGAGAGCGTGACCCCAAAACTCTCTtcagaagggggaaaagaggTAGTTTCCCCCGATAGCTTACAGTCCAGCACTTCTCTTACTTCTGATGAGAAACAGGAGAAGCTGGGaaccctcttcttctccttagAGTACAACTTTGAGAGGAAAGCGTTTGTGGTAAATATTAAGGAAGCCCGTGGTTTGCCGGCCATGGATGACCAGTCAATGACCTCTGACCCATACATCAAGATGATGATTCTTCCAGAGAAGAAGCATAAAGTAAAAACAAGAGTTCTGAGAAAGACCTTGGACCCAGCTTTCGATGAGACCTTCACATTCTATGGAATACCCTACACCCAGATCCAGGAGCTGGCCTTGCACTTCACAGTCTTGAGTTTCGACAGGTTTTCAAGAGATGATGTCATTGGAGAAGTCCTGATTCCTCTGGCAGGAATTGAATTAACTGGTGGAGAAATGTTAATGAACAGAGAGATTACCAAGAGAAATGTTAGG AAATCTTCAGGACGGGGTGAGTTATTGATCTCTCTCTGCTATCAGTCCACCACAAATACTCTTACTGTGGTTGTTTTAAAAGCTCGGCACCTGCCTAAATCTGATGTGTCTGGACTTTCAG ATCCCTATGTCAAAGTGAACCTGTACCATGCCAAAAAGAGAATCTCTAAAAAGAAGACGCATGTGAAGAAATGCACCCCCAATGCAGTGTTCAATGAACTCTTTGTCTTTGACATTCCTTGTGAGGGTCTAGAAGAGATAAGTGTTGAATTTCTGGTTTTGGATTCTGAAAGGGGATCCCGAAACGAGGTGATTGGGCGGTTGGTCCTGGGAGCAGCAGCAGAAGGGGCCAGTGGAGAGCACTGGAAAGAGATCTGTGACTATCCCAGGAGGCAAATCGCCAAGTGGCACGCGCTCTGTGATGGTTAG